Below is a window of Deltaproteobacteria bacterium DNA.
GTTTTTGGGTTCCAAGATAGAGGTAGCCAAACAAATCGGCAATGCCGTGCCGCCTTTACTTGCGGCACGAGTGGCAGATGTCGTTAGATTACTACTTGATCAAAAATATGGGAAATGGACGTCTTCTCAAGAGCAAAACGAAGTCAAATTATGTCGCGGGTAGGCGGCAAAAACACCAAGCCGGAAATAGCCGTCCGCTCTCTACTACACAGTTTAGGATATAGATTCAGGCTCCACCGAAAAGACTTGCCGGGAAAGCCTGATATAACATTGCCGAAGTATAAAAAAGTTATCTTTGTTCATGGCTGCTTTTGGCATGGA
It encodes the following:
- the vsr gene encoding DNA mismatch endonuclease Vsr: MDVFSRAKRSQIMSRVGGKNTKPEIAVRSLLHSLGYRFRLHRKDLPGKPDITLPKYKKVIFVHGCFWHGHEDCPRAKRPSTNEEFWREKLDKNIERDKETVTALKELGWDVLTVWTCEVKDTNKLKTKLLSFLGW